In Paenibacillus sp. FSL R7-0345, a single window of DNA contains:
- the purL gene encoding phosphoribosylformylglycinamidine synthase subunit PurL has protein sequence MTQQVSAKEPTAEQIAEQKIYSQFGVSDSEYELITSFMGRKPNYTEIGVFSVMWSEHCAYKNSKPLLGRFPTSGPRVLMGPGEGAGIVDIGDNQAVVFKIESHNHPSAVEPYQGAATGVGGIIRDIFSMGARPVALLNSLRFGKLESDRVKYLFEHVVSGIAGYGNCIGIPTVGGEIMFDNSYDGNPLVNAMCVGLIDHDKIQRGVAKGVGNPVFYVGPPTGRDGIHGATFASVELSEESEAKKTAVQVGDPFMEKLVMESCLELIDSGIVLGIQDMGAAGLTCSSAEMASKAGNGLELYLDQVPQREEGMTPYEMMLSESQERMLFVVEPKDEAQAQEIFDRWGVICRKVGKVTDDGRLKLYHHGEVVGDMPVTALVDECPIYKKPSTVPAYYEENAKVDTLRYEEVTDLGSALRTVLGSPTVASKAWVYNQYDYMVRTSTAVRPGSDAAVVTIQGTRKGLAMTTDCNGRYVYLDPEVGGRIAVSEAARNIVCSGAKPLAITDNLNFGSPEKPEIFWQMERAVDGMAEACRVLDTPVIGGNVSLYNENASGAIYPTPVVGMVGLVEDTDHITTQAFKQEGDAILLLGVTKAELGGSEFQYAVHGLTEGRPPALDLATEQKLLDAVLSAIRSGLVRSAHDLSEGGLAAALAESCISGGIGANVDLSAGGLRHDVALFSETQSRIVLTSAPDRAEELKAAVAAYGVPVEIIGTVGGDRLRVSLDGASALDEAVSELKSVWEDAIPCLMK, from the coding sequence ATGACGCAGCAAGTATCCGCTAAGGAGCCGACCGCAGAGCAGATTGCGGAGCAGAAAATCTACAGCCAGTTCGGTGTGTCGGACAGCGAATATGAGCTGATCACCTCTTTTATGGGCCGCAAGCCTAACTATACCGAAATCGGTGTATTCAGCGTAATGTGGTCCGAGCACTGTGCCTACAAAAACTCCAAGCCGCTGCTTGGGAGATTTCCTACAAGCGGGCCGCGTGTCCTGATGGGACCGGGCGAAGGCGCGGGGATTGTAGACATCGGTGACAACCAGGCCGTAGTATTCAAAATCGAAAGCCACAACCATCCGTCAGCAGTTGAGCCTTATCAGGGCGCAGCGACCGGGGTGGGCGGGATTATCCGCGATATTTTCTCCATGGGGGCGAGACCGGTGGCGCTGCTCAACTCCCTGCGTTTCGGAAAGCTTGAGAGTGACCGGGTAAAATATCTGTTCGAGCATGTCGTGTCCGGGATCGCAGGCTACGGTAACTGTATCGGGATTCCGACCGTCGGCGGCGAAATTATGTTTGATAACAGCTATGACGGCAATCCGCTGGTTAACGCAATGTGCGTAGGACTGATTGATCATGACAAAATCCAGCGCGGTGTCGCTAAAGGTGTAGGCAACCCGGTGTTCTACGTAGGTCCTCCTACCGGACGTGACGGTATTCACGGCGCAACCTTTGCTTCCGTTGAGCTGAGCGAAGAGTCCGAAGCCAAGAAGACTGCGGTACAGGTCGGCGATCCGTTCATGGAAAAGCTGGTTATGGAGTCGTGCCTCGAGCTGATCGACAGCGGCATCGTACTCGGTATTCAGGATATGGGCGCAGCAGGCCTCACTTGTTCCAGTGCCGAAATGGCCAGCAAAGCGGGCAACGGCCTGGAGCTGTATCTGGATCAGGTGCCGCAGCGTGAAGAAGGCATGACGCCTTATGAAATGATGCTGTCCGAATCCCAGGAGCGGATGCTGTTCGTAGTGGAGCCTAAGGATGAGGCGCAGGCTCAGGAGATTTTTGACCGTTGGGGCGTGATCTGCCGTAAAGTGGGCAAGGTAACAGATGATGGACGCCTGAAGCTGTACCACCACGGTGAGGTTGTCGGCGACATGCCTGTAACAGCGCTTGTGGACGAGTGTCCAATCTATAAGAAGCCTTCCACAGTTCCGGCTTACTATGAAGAGAATGCAAAGGTAGATACTTTGCGTTATGAAGAGGTTACCGATCTCGGCAGCGCTCTGCGTACGGTATTGGGTTCGCCAACAGTAGCAAGCAAAGCCTGGGTGTATAACCAGTACGATTACATGGTTCGCACCAGCACTGCAGTCCGTCCGGGCTCCGATGCGGCAGTAGTTACCATTCAAGGTACACGCAAAGGCCTGGCCATGACTACAGACTGTAACGGCCGTTATGTCTATCTCGATCCTGAAGTGGGCGGACGCATCGCGGTAAGCGAAGCAGCCCGTAACATTGTCTGTTCCGGCGCAAAGCCGCTGGCAATTACGGACAATCTGAATTTTGGCAGCCCGGAAAAGCCAGAGATTTTTTGGCAGATGGAGCGTGCGGTTGACGGTATGGCTGAAGCCTGCCGTGTGCTGGATACGCCAGTTATCGGCGGTAACGTCAGTCTCTACAACGAAAATGCCTCCGGAGCCATCTACCCGACCCCGGTTGTCGGCATGGTGGGTCTGGTTGAAGATACAGATCACATTACAACTCAAGCCTTCAAGCAAGAAGGCGATGCGATTCTGCTGCTCGGCGTAACAAAAGCTGAGCTTGGCGGCAGCGAGTTCCAGTATGCCGTTCACGGCTTGACCGAAGGCCGTCCGCCGGCGCTTGATCTGGCTACAGAGCAGAAATTGCTGGATGCTGTTCTGTCAGCAATCCGCAGCGGTCTGGTCCGCTCGGCGCATGACCTGTCCGAAGGCGGCTTGGCTGCTGCACTGGCAGAAAGCTGCATCAGCGGCGGCATCGGCGCGAACGTGGACTTGTCTGCTGGCGGACTGCGCCATGATGTGGCACTGTTCAGCGAAACCCAGTCCCGCATTGTGCTGACCTCGGCACCTGACCGTGCAGAGGAGCTCAAAGCAGCTGTTGCTGCTTACGGCGTACCGGTTGAAATCATCGGTACGGTCGGCGGCGACAGACTGCGCGTATCCCTTGACGGTGCATCCGCACTTGATGAGGCTGTATCCGAACTTAAATCCGTGTGGGAGGATGCTATTCCATGTCTTATGAAATAA
- the purF gene encoding amidophosphoribosyltransferase has translation MSYEIKTGNKQETPILWTGDFYNEGTGSGDIFDTLKEECGVFGVFGHPEAASMSYYGLHALQHRGEESAGICVADGRDFNYHRGMGLVKEVFDKDKIASLVGDMSIGHVRYSTSGDSRLTNAQPLVFKYRDGDLAIATNGNIVNEPLIRKTLEMSGSIFQTTSDTEVLAHLIARSPKDFVEAAKDALRQLVGGFAFLLMTNDKLIVASDPHGLRPLVMGRLGEAYVFASESCALEVIGATLVRDIEPGELLVLDKNGFLEDRFTEPKRKALCAMEYIYFARPDSDLNGSNLHSARKRMGSRMALESFVDADIVTGVPDSSISAAIGYAEQTGIPYELGLIKNKYTGRTFIQPSQELREQGVKMKLSAVRRVVEGQRVVMIDDSIVRGTTSRRIVNLLREAGALEVHVRITSPPFKNPCFYGIDTPDRRELIASYKTIQEMCEEINADSLAFLSPEGLIQSIGGYSSNEYKGGLCLSCFDNDYPTQVDFGGEEKDGCSC, from the coding sequence ATGTCTTATGAAATAAAGACCGGGAACAAGCAGGAGACCCCCATCCTGTGGACCGGCGACTTTTACAATGAAGGAACGGGCTCGGGAGATATTTTTGATACATTAAAAGAAGAATGCGGCGTCTTCGGGGTCTTCGGACACCCGGAAGCCGCTTCCATGTCTTATTATGGGCTGCATGCCCTGCAGCACCGGGGAGAAGAGAGTGCGGGCATCTGCGTGGCCGACGGCCGTGACTTCAACTACCACCGCGGCATGGGCCTGGTTAAGGAAGTCTTCGACAAGGACAAAATCGCTTCGCTGGTCGGCGATATGTCCATCGGACATGTACGTTATTCGACCAGCGGAGACAGCCGGCTGACTAACGCGCAGCCGCTGGTCTTCAAGTACCGTGACGGCGATCTGGCGATCGCCACTAACGGCAACATCGTCAACGAGCCGCTGATCCGTAAGACGCTTGAGATGAGCGGGTCGATCTTCCAGACGACAAGTGACACTGAGGTGCTGGCGCATCTGATTGCGCGTTCGCCGAAGGATTTTGTCGAGGCGGCCAAGGATGCGCTCCGCCAGCTGGTCGGCGGATTCGCTTTTCTGCTGATGACCAACGACAAGCTGATCGTAGCCTCTGACCCGCACGGGCTGCGCCCGCTGGTGATGGGCCGGCTTGGTGAAGCGTATGTCTTCGCTTCCGAGTCCTGTGCCCTTGAAGTCATCGGCGCCACCCTGGTCCGCGACATCGAGCCGGGTGAGCTGCTGGTGCTGGACAAGAACGGCTTCCTGGAAGACAGATTCACTGAACCGAAACGCAAAGCGCTATGCGCAATGGAGTATATCTATTTCGCCCGTCCGGACAGTGACCTGAACGGCTCCAACCTCCATTCCGCCCGCAAGCGGATGGGCAGCCGGATGGCGCTGGAATCGTTCGTAGATGCCGATATCGTTACCGGCGTACCAGATTCCAGTATCTCGGCAGCTATCGGCTATGCCGAACAGACGGGTATCCCGTATGAGCTTGGACTGATCAAGAACAAGTACACCGGCCGGACCTTCATTCAGCCGAGCCAGGAGCTGCGCGAGCAGGGCGTGAAGATGAAGCTGAGCGCTGTGCGCCGCGTCGTCGAGGGCCAGCGCGTTGTCATGATCGACGACTCGATCGTGCGCGGCACTACCTCGCGCCGGATTGTCAATCTGCTGCGCGAAGCCGGTGCGCTTGAGGTACACGTGCGGATTACTTCGCCGCCGTTCAAGAACCCGTGCTTCTACGGGATTGATACCCCGGACCGCCGCGAGCTGATCGCCTCGTACAAGACAATTCAGGAAATGTGCGAGGAGATCAACGCCGATTCCCTGGCATTCCTTTCGCCGGAAGGACTGATCCAGTCCATCGGCGGCTACAGCAGCAATGAATATAAGGGAGGCCTGTGCCTCTCCTGCTTCGATAATGATTACCCGACGCAGGTGGATTTCGGCGGGG